The following coding sequences are from one Mycolicibacterium aichiense window:
- a CDS encoding EAL domain-containing protein has translation MVNGDQLLARRLLAALAAGGVEPFFQPIVALDDGHVLGFEVLARWNDPEEGYIAPDRFIPIADRFGLLDRMLDQQMRTAFSAAADWPHHLFLGFNVSPTQLRNPELATRIAKAAMDSSFPLSRVHIEVTESGFIDDLTQPRRTLDRLINLGCMIAMDDFGTGYSSLTWLSTLPFSKLKIDASFVTAMEEHRQSRKIVHAVVSLGHSLGLAVVAEGVETPGQAELLRTMGCKLAQGYLFGRPMPARQVPDALAQMASAQAAKNLSVPMSLELRAHRLSESYAPDVAVAFMDPAGTVVASSTAFDKTLDSDGGDVAGRHIWDLIGVTPDTMAELRASDLLDEPFPAFDEKAADGSVGQVHIRPVKDESSELVGFTVEFGDNPNSAGMAS, from the coding sequence GTGGTGAACGGCGATCAGCTTCTCGCGCGCAGACTCCTGGCGGCGCTTGCTGCCGGCGGAGTGGAACCGTTCTTCCAACCGATCGTGGCCCTGGACGACGGCCATGTCCTGGGATTCGAGGTTCTCGCCCGATGGAACGATCCGGAGGAGGGCTACATCGCCCCCGACCGGTTCATTCCGATCGCGGACCGGTTCGGCCTGCTCGATCGCATGCTGGATCAGCAGATGCGCACAGCATTTTCGGCCGCTGCGGACTGGCCGCACCATCTGTTCCTCGGCTTCAACGTCTCGCCGACCCAGCTGCGCAACCCCGAGCTGGCGACCAGAATCGCCAAAGCGGCGATGGATTCGTCATTTCCGTTGAGCCGCGTGCACATTGAAGTGACCGAGTCGGGGTTCATCGACGATCTGACCCAGCCCCGACGCACGCTCGACCGCCTGATCAACCTCGGCTGCATGATCGCGATGGACGACTTCGGCACCGGCTACTCGAGTCTGACGTGGCTGAGCACGTTGCCGTTCTCAAAGTTGAAGATCGACGCCAGTTTCGTGACGGCGATGGAGGAACACCGCCAGAGCCGCAAGATCGTGCACGCGGTGGTGAGCCTGGGTCACAGTTTGGGCCTGGCTGTCGTGGCGGAGGGGGTCGAGACGCCCGGGCAGGCCGAGCTGTTGCGGACCATGGGCTGCAAGCTGGCACAGGGCTATCTGTTCGGACGACCGATGCCGGCCAGGCAGGTGCCAGATGCGTTGGCGCAGATGGCTTCCGCGCAGGCCGCCAAGAATCTGTCGGTGCCGATGTCCCTGGAATTGCGCGCCCACCGGCTGTCCGAGAGCTACGCCCCGGACGTCGCCGTCGCGTTCATGGATCCGGCAGGCACTGTCGTCGCATCCAGCACGGCGTTCGACAAGACGTTGGACTCCGACGGGGGAGACGTCGCCGGACGTCACATCTGGGATCTGATCGGGGTCACTCCGGACACCATGGCCGAACTCCGCGCTTCGGACCTGCTCGACGAGCCCTTCCCGGCGTTCGACGAGAAGGCGGCCGACGGGTCGGTGGGGCAGGTTCACATCCGGCCCGTCAAGGACGAGAGCAGTGAATTGGTCGGGTTCACAGTCGAATTCGGGGACAACCCCAATTCGGCGGGGATGGCGTCCTGA
- a CDS encoding FmdB family zinc ribbon protein, producing the protein MPTYSYACTECDNRFDAVQAFTDDALTTCPECSGRLRKLFNSVGVVFKGSGFYRTDSREAGKSSKSESSSSSSSSSEKSTSSSDSSSSSSSSSSSASSAPAAAASS; encoded by the coding sequence GTGCCGACCTACAGCTACGCGTGTACCGAGTGCGACAACCGCTTCGACGCGGTGCAGGCGTTCACTGATGACGCGCTGACCACCTGCCCCGAGTGCTCCGGTCGGCTGCGCAAGCTGTTCAACTCGGTGGGCGTGGTCTTCAAGGGCAGCGGCTTCTACCGCACGGACAGTCGCGAAGCAGGCAAGAGCAGCAAGTCGGAGTCGTCCTCATCCTCGTCGTCGTCTTCGGAGAAGTCGACGAGCTCCAGCGATTCCTCGAGTTCGTCCAGCTCGTCCAGTTCGTCGGCGTCCTCCGCGCCGGCCGCCGCGGCATCGAGCTGA
- a CDS encoding 5-formyltetrahydrofolate cyclo-ligase, translated as MQLRADMVDGVLAGTKAQHRAALLAARREVPYEVRAAEALALCAHLEEFVGRDDTVCAYLPVGTEPGSPQLVDRLRELCARVLLPVTRTGAGGEPLALLWGVYVPGELVAARYGLREPAGPVLPSSALGEADLVLVPALAVDRRGVRLGRGGGFYDRSLPLCQPTAKLVAVVRDLELVDELPSEPHDIRMTHVLTPKHGLSALANPA; from the coding sequence ATGCAGTTGCGCGCTGACATGGTGGACGGCGTGCTCGCCGGTACTAAAGCCCAACACCGGGCTGCCCTGTTGGCGGCGCGCCGGGAAGTGCCCTACGAGGTGCGGGCGGCAGAGGCACTGGCGCTGTGTGCGCACCTCGAAGAGTTCGTCGGCCGGGACGACACGGTGTGCGCTTACCTCCCGGTGGGCACCGAGCCGGGTTCGCCGCAGCTGGTGGACCGGCTGCGCGAACTGTGCGCCCGAGTGCTGTTGCCGGTGACGCGCACCGGCGCCGGCGGCGAACCCTTGGCCCTGCTCTGGGGCGTCTACGTGCCCGGCGAGCTGGTCGCCGCGCGATACGGGCTGCGCGAGCCCGCCGGGCCGGTGCTGCCGAGCTCGGCCCTGGGCGAGGCGGACCTCGTTCTGGTGCCGGCTCTGGCGGTGGACCGCCGAGGGGTGCGGCTGGGTCGCGGCGGTGGCTTCTACGACCGCTCGCTGCCGTTGTGCCAACCCACCGCCAAGCTGGTCGCGGTGGTCCGCGACCTGGAGCTGGTGGACGAACTGCCCAGCGAACCTCATGACATTCGGATGACCCATGTCCTCACCCCCAAACACGGTCTTTCTGCGCTGGCCAACCCAGCGTGA
- a CDS encoding UTP--glucose-1-phosphate uridylyltransferase: MRPPEVPIPRTAIVPAAGLGTRFLPATKTVPKELLPVVDTPGIELVAEEAAEAGAERLVIVTSEGKDSVVAHFVEDLVLEGTLEARGKKAMLEKVRRAPALIKVESVVQHEPLGLGHAVGCVEAVLSPDEDAVSVLLPDDLVLPTGVLETMAKVRAKRGGTVLCAIEVSEDEVSAYGVFDVEPVPDAANPNVMRVKGMVEKPKAEDAPSLYAAAGRYLLDRAIFDALRRVDRGVGGEIQLTDAIELLIKEGHPVHVVVHRGSRHDLGNPGGYLKAAVDFALDRDDYGPDLRRWLTARLGLADKTEQ, from the coding sequence ATGAGGCCGCCAGAGGTCCCGATTCCACGCACAGCGATCGTCCCCGCGGCCGGATTGGGAACGCGATTCCTGCCCGCCACCAAGACTGTGCCCAAGGAATTGTTGCCTGTCGTCGACACGCCCGGTATCGAACTCGTCGCCGAGGAGGCCGCGGAGGCGGGCGCCGAGCGGCTGGTGATCGTCACCTCTGAAGGCAAAGACAGCGTGGTCGCCCACTTCGTCGAGGATCTGGTGCTGGAAGGCACGCTGGAGGCTCGCGGCAAGAAGGCGATGCTGGAGAAGGTGCGACGCGCCCCGGCACTGATCAAGGTCGAGTCGGTGGTGCAGCACGAGCCGCTGGGTCTTGGCCACGCGGTCGGCTGTGTGGAGGCGGTGCTGTCCCCGGACGAGGACGCGGTCTCGGTGCTGCTGCCCGACGACCTGGTGCTGCCGACGGGTGTGCTCGAGACCATGGCGAAGGTGCGGGCCAAGCGCGGCGGCACGGTCCTGTGCGCCATCGAGGTGTCCGAGGACGAGGTCAGCGCCTACGGCGTGTTCGACGTCGAGCCGGTCCCCGATGCGGCAAACCCGAACGTGATGCGGGTCAAGGGCATGGTGGAGAAGCCGAAGGCCGAGGACGCGCCGTCGCTGTATGCCGCGGCCGGCCGCTATCTGTTGGACCGGGCCATCTTCGACGCGCTGCGCCGTGTCGACCGCGGTGTCGGCGGCGAGATCCAGCTGACCGACGCCATCGAGTTGCTGATCAAGGAGGGGCACCCGGTGCATGTCGTGGTGCACCGCGGCTCTCGACACGACTTGGGAAATCCCGGCGGCTACCTGAAGGCTGCGGTTGACTTTGCCTTGGATCGTGACGACTATGGCCCGGATTTGCGGCGATGGTTGACGGCACGCCTGGGCCTGGCTGACAAGACCGAACAGTAG
- the glp gene encoding gephyrin-like molybdotransferase Glp: MRSVEEQQARVAAAAVAPRPVRVPIAEAQGLMCAEEVITEHPLPGFDQAAIDGYAVRSVDVQGLGADSDDEQGAEVSLPVMGVIEAGARTPSRLQPKQAARVQTGAPMPTLADAVLPLRWTDGGQARVRVLRGVRSGAYVRRAGDDVQPGDVAVRAGATIGAAQVGLLAAVGRERVLVHPRPRVTVMSVGGELVDISRTPGNGQVYDVNSYAIAAAARDAGAEVNRVGIVSTDPKSLREAVEGQLNRAEVVVIAGAVGGAAAEGVRAVLSKLGEMEVTRIAMHPGSVQGFGQLGRERVPTFLLPANPVSALVVFEVMVRPLIRLSLGKRQSLRRVVQARALSPISSVPGRKGFLRGQLMRDQDTGEYLVQALGGAPGASSHLLATLAEANCLVVVPTELDQVRTGEVVDVAFLAQRG, encoded by the coding sequence GTGCGTTCGGTAGAGGAACAGCAGGCCAGAGTGGCGGCCGCTGCGGTGGCCCCGCGCCCGGTGCGCGTGCCGATCGCCGAGGCGCAGGGCCTGATGTGCGCCGAGGAAGTGATCACCGAACATCCTTTGCCGGGCTTCGACCAGGCCGCCATCGACGGGTATGCGGTCCGCAGTGTGGACGTTCAGGGTCTGGGCGCCGATTCCGATGACGAGCAGGGCGCCGAGGTCAGCCTGCCGGTGATGGGCGTGATCGAGGCGGGTGCGCGCACTCCGAGCCGGCTGCAGCCCAAACAAGCCGCCCGGGTGCAGACCGGTGCGCCGATGCCGACGCTGGCCGATGCCGTGTTGCCGTTGCGCTGGACCGACGGCGGTCAGGCGCGAGTGCGGGTGCTGCGCGGGGTCCGGTCGGGCGCCTATGTCCGGCGGGCGGGTGACGACGTGCAGCCCGGTGACGTCGCGGTGCGCGCCGGCGCGACGATCGGCGCCGCGCAGGTGGGATTGCTTGCCGCGGTCGGCCGCGAACGGGTGCTGGTGCATCCGCGTCCCCGGGTGACCGTGATGAGCGTGGGCGGCGAGTTGGTCGACATCTCCCGGACGCCCGGTAATGGTCAGGTCTACGACGTCAACTCCTATGCGATCGCCGCCGCGGCGCGCGATGCCGGCGCCGAGGTGAACCGGGTCGGCATCGTCAGCACCGATCCGAAGTCGCTGCGCGAGGCCGTCGAGGGTCAGCTCAACCGAGCCGAGGTGGTCGTGATCGCGGGTGCGGTCGGCGGGGCTGCGGCCGAAGGTGTGCGCGCGGTGCTGTCCAAGCTCGGCGAGATGGAGGTCACCCGAATCGCCATGCATCCCGGGTCGGTGCAGGGCTTCGGTCAGCTGGGGCGCGAACGGGTCCCGACGTTCCTGTTGCCGGCGAACCCGGTCAGCGCGCTGGTGGTTTTCGAGGTCATGGTCCGCCCGCTGATTCGGCTCTCGCTGGGCAAGCGGCAGTCGCTCCGGCGTGTCGTGCAGGCCCGGGCGTTGTCGCCGATTTCGTCGGTGCCCGGACGGAAGGGCTTCCTTCGGGGACAGCTGATGCGCGATCAGGACACCGGTGAGTATCTGGTGCAGGCGCTCGGCGGCGCCCCGGGTGCGTCGTCGCATCTCTTGGCGACGCTGGCCGAGGCCAACTGCTTGGTCGTGGTGCCCACCGAGCTGGATCAGGTCAGAACCGGCGAGGTCGTCGATGTCGCCTTCCTTGCTCAACGAGGCTGA
- a CDS encoding GNAT family N-acetyltransferase, whose translation MNLWRNSSLHPGWPASVGPLRVTAGVIRLRPVRMRDAAMWSRIRLADRRYLEPWEPTAEVDWTVRHAVSSWPPVCSGLRAEARKGRMLPYVIELDGQFSGQLTIGNVTHGALRSAWIGYWVSSAVTGAGVATGALALGLDHCFGPVGLHRVEATVRPENAASRAVLAKVGFREEGLLERYLDVDGAWRDHLLVGMTVEEVEGSVVGRLVHRGLAKWA comes from the coding sequence GTGAATTTGTGGCGTAACAGTTCCCTGCACCCGGGCTGGCCCGCTTCCGTCGGTCCGTTGCGGGTCACCGCAGGGGTCATCCGGTTGCGTCCGGTGCGAATGCGCGACGCCGCGATGTGGAGCCGCATACGCCTGGCGGACCGACGCTATCTCGAGCCGTGGGAGCCGACTGCCGAGGTGGATTGGACTGTGCGACATGCAGTTTCGTCCTGGCCGCCGGTGTGTTCGGGCCTCCGGGCGGAGGCGCGCAAGGGTCGGATGCTGCCGTATGTGATCGAACTCGACGGCCAGTTCAGCGGTCAGCTCACGATCGGCAACGTGACCCACGGGGCGTTGCGCTCAGCCTGGATCGGCTACTGGGTGTCCAGTGCCGTCACCGGCGCGGGGGTGGCCACGGGTGCGCTTGCGCTGGGGCTCGACCACTGTTTCGGGCCGGTCGGTCTGCATCGGGTGGAGGCGACCGTGCGCCCGGAGAATGCGGCGAGCCGGGCGGTGTTGGCCAAGGTCGGCTTCCGTGAGGAGGGCCTGCTGGAGCGGTACCTCGATGTCGACGGCGCGTGGCGCGACCATCTGCTGGTGGGGATGACGGTGGAAGAGGTCGAGGGCTCGGTGGTGGGCCGGCTGGTGCACCGCGGGCTGGCGAAGTGGGCGTGA
- the glpR gene encoding gephyrin-like molybdotransferase receptor GlpR, translated as MPSIPQSLLWISLVVLWLFVLVPMLISKRDNVRRTSDVALATRVLNGAEKSRRFKRSGPSAGHRHDPDWQPEEDQLDELDSDDEVTPSRTRTVVVVAAVAEEAESDYLDVDVVDEDSGALPVGGTARSAQVQPSLFDEAPAPVVAEPVAEVDETSDETSDETSDEAQDEQADAEPAGDDTDQFQAVTEDQPQDGTEDEYEYVEDTSGLEAEDEPATTVTPRAGRPRRSESTTAAAVSARKYRFRKRMLMAMAAVMVVTAVLSFTVSSDLWWVTGAAAAVTVLYLGYLRRQTRIEEQVRRRRQQRMARSRLGVENTQDREFDVVPSRLRRPGAAVLDIDDEDPIFEHLDEVAFARHFDLPRAAGQ; from the coding sequence ATGCCAAGCATCCCCCAATCATTGCTCTGGATTTCGCTTGTGGTGCTGTGGTTGTTCGTGTTGGTCCCGATGCTCATCAGCAAGCGCGACAACGTCCGTCGGACCAGCGACGTCGCGCTTGCCACCCGGGTGCTCAACGGTGCCGAGAAGTCCCGCCGATTCAAGCGCAGCGGCCCCTCGGCCGGTCATCGGCACGACCCGGACTGGCAGCCCGAAGAGGACCAGCTCGACGAGCTGGACTCCGACGACGAGGTGACGCCGTCGCGGACCCGCACGGTTGTCGTGGTGGCCGCCGTCGCCGAGGAGGCCGAGTCGGATTACCTCGACGTGGACGTGGTCGACGAGGATTCCGGCGCGCTGCCGGTCGGAGGCACCGCGCGCAGCGCCCAGGTCCAGCCGAGCCTGTTCGACGAAGCCCCGGCGCCGGTGGTGGCCGAGCCCGTGGCAGAGGTCGACGAGACCAGCGACGAGACCAGCGACGAGACCAGCGACGAAGCCCAGGATGAGCAGGCCGACGCCGAGCCCGCCGGCGACGACACCGATCAGTTCCAGGCGGTCACCGAGGATCAGCCGCAGGACGGCACCGAGGACGAATACGAATACGTCGAGGACACGTCCGGTCTGGAAGCCGAGGACGAGCCGGCGACGACCGTGACGCCGAGGGCGGGCCGGCCGCGTCGGTCGGAGTCCACGACGGCCGCGGCGGTCAGCGCCCGCAAGTACCGCTTCCGCAAGCGGATGCTGATGGCGATGGCTGCGGTCATGGTCGTCACAGCCGTGCTGTCCTTCACCGTCAGCTCGGATCTGTGGTGGGTCACCGGCGCGGCCGCTGCCGTGACGGTGCTGTACCTCGGCTATCTGCGCCGTCAGACCAGGATCGAGGAGCAGGTGCGTCGGCGTCGCCAGCAGCGGATGGCACGCTCACGGCTCGGAGTCGAGAACACCCAGGACCGCGAATTCGACGTCGTGCCGTCCCGGTTGCGCCGTCCCGGCGCCGCGGTGCTGGACATCGACGACGAGGATCCGATCTTCGAGCACCTCGACGAGGTCGCGTTCGCGCGGCACTTCGACCTGCCGCGGGCGGCAGGCCAGTAG